A single window of Ferrimonas balearica DSM 9799 DNA harbors:
- the tal gene encoding transaldolase — protein MANALSQLKALTTIVADTGDIEAIRRYQPEDATTNPSLILKAAQIPEYEPLIADAIAYAKAQSDDPAQQLDDAADKLAVNIGLEILKIVPGRISTEVDARLSFDAQGSIAKARKLMRLYQEAGVGPDRILIKLASTWEGIRAAEQLEQEGINCNLTLLFSFAQARACAEAGVYLISPFVGRILDWYKAKTGEDYQGKDDPGVQSVSQIYDYYKRHGYSTVVMGASFRNTGEILALAGCDRLTISPNLLEELENSGIQVVRELGFEGEVESRPAPLSEAQFRWELNQDAMAVEKLAEGIRNFAIDQGKLESMLTARLSA, from the coding sequence ATGGCAAACGCACTGTCTCAGCTTAAAGCGCTCACCACCATTGTTGCCGACACCGGTGACATTGAAGCCATCCGCCGCTACCAGCCGGAAGATGCCACCACCAACCCCTCGCTGATCCTCAAGGCAGCTCAGATCCCGGAGTACGAGCCGCTGATCGCCGATGCCATTGCCTATGCCAAGGCCCAAAGTGATGATCCGGCTCAACAGCTGGACGACGCGGCTGACAAGCTGGCCGTCAATATCGGTCTGGAGATCCTGAAGATTGTCCCGGGCCGCATCTCCACCGAAGTGGATGCCCGCCTCTCCTTTGATGCCCAGGGCTCCATCGCCAAAGCCCGCAAGCTGATGCGCCTGTATCAGGAAGCGGGCGTGGGTCCGGATCGCATCCTGATCAAGCTGGCTTCCACCTGGGAAGGCATCCGCGCCGCCGAGCAGCTGGAACAGGAAGGGATCAACTGTAACCTGACCCTGCTGTTCAGCTTTGCCCAGGCCCGCGCTTGTGCCGAAGCCGGTGTTTACCTGATCTCCCCCTTTGTTGGCCGTATCCTCGACTGGTACAAAGCCAAGACCGGCGAAGACTACCAGGGCAAAGACGATCCAGGCGTACAATCCGTCAGCCAGATCTACGACTACTACAAACGCCACGGCTACAGCACCGTGGTGATGGGCGCCAGCTTCCGTAACACCGGCGAGATCCTCGCTCTGGCCGGCTGCGACCGCCTGACCATCAGCCCCAACCTGCTGGAAGAGCTGGAAAACAGCGGTATCCAGGTGGTGCGTGAGCTGGGCTTTGAGGGTGAAGTGGAATCCCGTCCGGCTCCGCTGAGCGAAGCGCAGTTCCGCTGGGAGCTGAACCAGGACGCCATGGCCGTAGAGAAGCTGGCCGAAGGCATCCGCAACTTCGCCATCGACCAAGGCAAACTGGAATCCATGCTGACTGCCCGCCTCAGCGCCTAA
- a CDS encoding OmpA family protein codes for MTFEYDRADFTPPTVGDWPGLVGLLREYPQAKATLVGHTDSNGSTRYNLELSLRRAEAVARALVVAGVGREQLRVYGEGESSPVASNATPAGRAQNRRVELIIDEFEYHQEAVTND; via the coding sequence GTGACGTTTGAGTATGACAGAGCGGATTTCACTCCACCGACGGTGGGCGATTGGCCCGGGCTGGTAGGGCTGCTCCGTGAATACCCGCAGGCGAAAGCGACTCTGGTTGGACACACCGATTCCAACGGCTCAACCCGCTACAACCTGGAGTTATCCCTACGGCGGGCAGAAGCGGTCGCCCGGGCGCTGGTAGTGGCCGGTGTGGGGCGGGAACAACTGCGTGTTTATGGCGAAGGGGAATCCAGCCCGGTTGCCAGTAATGCCACCCCGGCGGGACGCGCCCAGAACCGGCGTGTTGAGTTGATTATCGATGAGTTTGAGTATCACCAGGAAGCGGTCACCAATGATTAA
- a CDS encoding hemerythrin domain-containing protein: MLARIHTDHAHISTLLSVLSAKAQRLKQGQEVNLSVIRDVVDYLQRYADQSHHPMEDILYQYYLDKVGDTQQGEVHQLAIEHRKLREATDQLFDTLNMILNDAVVPRERLIADIEDFVQLQRTHLEQEEVRVLPLLERTLTDHDWQQIHRLVANKLVEDPLFGDTGDREFEDLREYLMNSESEQ, from the coding sequence ATGCTCGCCAGGATCCATACCGATCATGCCCACATCTCCACCCTGTTGTCGGTACTGTCCGCCAAGGCCCAACGACTGAAACAGGGCCAGGAGGTCAATCTGTCCGTCATCCGTGACGTGGTGGATTACCTGCAGCGCTACGCCGACCAGAGCCACCATCCGATGGAGGACATCCTCTATCAGTACTACCTCGACAAGGTAGGGGACACTCAACAGGGCGAGGTGCACCAACTGGCCATCGAGCACAGGAAGTTGCGCGAAGCCACCGATCAACTGTTCGATACGCTGAACATGATCCTGAACGACGCCGTGGTGCCGCGGGAGCGGTTGATTGCGGACATTGAGGACTTTGTACAGTTACAGCGCACCCATCTGGAACAGGAAGAGGTGCGGGTGTTGCCGCTGCTGGAGCGCACATTAACCGATCACGACTGGCAGCAGATCCATCGGTTGGTTGCCAATAAGCTGGTGGAAGATCCCCTTTTCGGTGATACCGGGGATCGGGAGTTTGAAGACCTCCGTGAGTACCTGATGAACTCGGAATCGGAGCAGTAG
- a CDS encoding alanine/glycine:cation symporter family protein, translating to MFESIVSGIEAAINATNGLLWGSLLIYVLVAAGLLFTIRLGFIQLRMFGHGVKLVRQGREKTDGISSFQVFCTSMAARVGTGNMAGVAVAITVGGAGSIFWMWLIALLGMATAFVESTLAQVYKVKGEDGLYRGGPAFYMEQGLGKRWMGSLFSVLLIIAFGFAFNSVQANTITDAVHNAFGIDKTVLGLIIVAATAYIIMGGLQKVAKASEVIVPVMAIAYLAIALLVLAMNLSEVPAALALIFKSAFGLQEAAGGAMGAIMAGVARGLFSNEAGMGSAANVAASATPNPNHPASQGFVQMIGVFVDTLVICTASAAIILLSGVLDNPGDAAGISLLQLALTNELGGWAAYFVAFAIILFCFSSIIANYSYAETNIIFLSKSKKVLMAFRLAVLAMVMIGSVASLSMVWNFADVSMGLMALVNIAAIVLLSKVAFAVIKDYELQVKAGQTPEFDANAFPAIRDRLVCDTWTSETEGEQTTGR from the coding sequence ATGTTTGAATCAATCGTCAGCGGCATTGAAGCTGCCATTAACGCCACGAACGGCCTGTTATGGGGCAGTTTGCTGATCTATGTACTGGTGGCTGCTGGCCTCCTGTTCACCATTCGTCTCGGCTTTATCCAGCTGCGAATGTTTGGTCACGGTGTAAAACTGGTCCGTCAGGGCCGTGAAAAAACCGACGGCATCTCCTCGTTCCAGGTGTTCTGTACCTCCATGGCCGCCCGTGTGGGTACCGGCAACATGGCGGGTGTGGCTGTGGCCATCACCGTAGGTGGTGCCGGCTCCATCTTCTGGATGTGGCTGATCGCCCTGCTGGGTATGGCCACCGCCTTTGTGGAGTCCACTCTGGCACAGGTGTACAAGGTGAAGGGCGAAGACGGTCTGTACCGTGGCGGCCCGGCCTTCTACATGGAACAGGGTCTGGGCAAGCGTTGGATGGGCAGCCTGTTCTCCGTGCTGCTGATCATCGCCTTCGGTTTTGCCTTTAACTCCGTACAGGCCAACACCATCACCGACGCGGTGCACAACGCCTTTGGCATCGATAAGACTGTGCTGGGCCTGATCATCGTGGCGGCAACCGCCTACATCATCATGGGCGGCCTGCAGAAGGTGGCGAAAGCCTCCGAAGTGATCGTGCCGGTGATGGCGATTGCCTACCTGGCGATTGCCCTGCTGGTGCTGGCCATGAACCTGTCTGAAGTTCCGGCGGCCCTGGCCCTGATCTTCAAGAGCGCGTTCGGCCTGCAGGAAGCGGCTGGTGGTGCCATGGGTGCCATTATGGCGGGTGTGGCTCGCGGCCTGTTCTCTAACGAAGCGGGTATGGGTTCTGCCGCCAACGTTGCGGCCTCTGCCACTCCGAACCCGAACCACCCGGCCTCCCAGGGCTTTGTTCAGATGATCGGTGTGTTCGTGGACACCCTGGTAATCTGTACCGCTTCTGCGGCCATCATCCTGCTGTCCGGCGTACTGGACAACCCGGGTGATGCGGCGGGCATCAGCCTGCTGCAGCTGGCATTGACCAATGAGCTGGGTGGCTGGGCGGCCTACTTTGTGGCCTTCGCCATCATCCTGTTCTGCTTCAGCTCCATCATTGCGAACTACAGCTACGCTGAAACCAACATCATCTTCCTGAGCAAGAGCAAGAAGGTGCTGATGGCGTTCCGTCTGGCGGTGCTGGCGATGGTCATGATCGGCTCTGTGGCTTCCCTGAGCATGGTCTGGAACTTTGCCGACGTCTCCATGGGCCTGATGGCGCTGGTGAACATCGCCGCCATCGTGCTGCTGTCTAAGGTCGCTTTCGCGGTCATCAAGGACTACGAGCTGCAGGTCAAGGCCGGTCAGACTCCGGAGTTTGATGCCAATGCCTTCCCGGCCATTCGTGACCGCCTGGTGTGCGACACCTGGACCAGCGAAACCGAAGGTGAGCAAACCACCGGTCGATAA
- the pgi gene encoding glucose-6-phosphate isomerase, whose product MSALTALPAWQALSQHRDTIESTHLRDLFAQDPSRAERYQLHAAGLFLDYAKNRINDDTIALLCQLARETGVEALRDAMFRGEVINNTEGRPVLHTALRYSGEGAIQAQGEDAAAEVRDTLKRMKAFVEAIHSQSWKGYDGDAFTDVVSIGIGGSFLGPKIMSEALRPYWRGDLRCHFVANIDGTALTEKLKKLDPKRTLILMSSKSFTTQETLTNTESARQWFLDSGAPESAIGQHFVAVSANVPAAEAFGIKAENVYPMWDWVGGRYSLWSAIGLPIALLVGFDHFEALLRGAEAMDTHFREAPLEQNMPALMGLLSLWYTNFFNSGSQVILTYDHYLRGLPAYVQQLDMESNGKGVNKEGEPMDCATGPVIWGGEGTNGQHAYHQLLHQGSGVIPADFILPLQSHNPLGRHHAMLASNCLAQTQALMQGKTQAEAEAELAGKGLDAGALTELARHKVMPGNKPSNTLLMDKLTPHTLGALVALYEHRTFVQGAVWGINSFDQWGVELGKVLGNAILDELESNQPKLDQDSSTANLIRMFRKGQIN is encoded by the coding sequence ATGAGTGCACTTACCGCCCTGCCCGCCTGGCAGGCGTTGTCGCAACATCGCGACACCATCGAATCCACCCACCTGCGCGACCTCTTTGCGCAGGACCCCAGCCGTGCTGAGCGCTATCAACTGCACGCCGCCGGACTGTTCCTGGATTACGCCAAAAACCGCATCAACGACGACACCATTGCCTTGCTGTGCCAGCTGGCCCGGGAAACCGGCGTCGAAGCGCTGCGTGATGCCATGTTCCGTGGTGAGGTGATCAACAACACCGAAGGCCGTCCGGTGCTGCACACCGCGCTGCGTTACAGCGGCGAAGGGGCCATCCAGGCTCAGGGGGAAGACGCGGCCGCCGAGGTGCGTGACACCCTCAAGCGGATGAAAGCCTTTGTTGAAGCGATCCACAGCCAAAGCTGGAAAGGCTACGACGGCGATGCCTTTACGGATGTGGTCAGCATCGGCATCGGCGGCTCTTTCCTCGGCCCCAAGATCATGAGCGAAGCGCTGCGCCCCTACTGGCGCGGTGATCTGCGCTGTCACTTTGTCGCCAACATCGATGGCACCGCACTGACAGAGAAGCTGAAGAAGCTGGATCCTAAGCGCACCCTGATCCTGATGTCGTCCAAGTCGTTTACCACTCAGGAGACGCTCACCAACACCGAGAGTGCCCGTCAGTGGTTCCTGGACAGCGGCGCGCCGGAATCCGCCATCGGCCAGCATTTTGTGGCCGTCAGCGCCAATGTGCCGGCAGCAGAAGCGTTCGGCATCAAGGCTGAGAACGTCTACCCGATGTGGGACTGGGTGGGGGGGCGATACTCCCTGTGGTCCGCCATTGGCCTGCCGATCGCCCTGCTGGTGGGCTTCGACCACTTTGAAGCGCTGCTGCGTGGTGCTGAAGCGATGGACACCCACTTCCGTGAGGCCCCACTGGAGCAGAACATGCCCGCACTGATGGGCCTGCTGTCGTTGTGGTACACCAACTTCTTCAACAGTGGCAGTCAGGTGATCCTCACCTACGACCACTACCTGCGTGGCCTGCCCGCCTATGTTCAGCAGCTCGATATGGAGAGCAACGGCAAAGGCGTCAATAAAGAGGGCGAGCCGATGGATTGCGCCACCGGCCCGGTGATCTGGGGCGGCGAAGGCACCAATGGCCAGCACGCTTACCACCAGTTGCTGCACCAGGGCAGTGGCGTGATCCCGGCGGACTTTATTCTGCCGCTGCAGAGCCACAACCCGCTGGGCCGTCATCACGCCATGCTGGCCTCCAACTGCCTGGCTCAGACTCAGGCGCTGATGCAGGGCAAAACCCAGGCGGAAGCCGAAGCGGAGCTGGCCGGAAAAGGTCTGGACGCTGGCGCACTGACTGAGCTGGCCCGCCACAAGGTGATGCCGGGCAACAAGCCCAGCAACACCCTGTTGATGGACAAGCTAACGCCGCACACCCTGGGAGCCCTGGTAGCACTCTATGAGCACCGTACCTTCGTACAGGGCGCGGTTTGGGGCATCAACTCCTTTGATCAATGGGGCGTGGAACTGGGCAAAGTGCTGGGCAACGCGATTCTGGACGAACTGGAGTCCAATCAGCCCAAACTGGACCAGGACAGCTCCACCGCTAACCTGATCAGGATGTTCCGTAAAGGCCAGATAAACTAG
- a CDS encoding outer membrane beta-barrel protein: MSSNIASWRYELNWARVGLSRCRLTSISSILTLFFWGLLGITEAKGEESDSGLFPFVGLKGGYQFGLDQRYRDRDPNGALAGVFAGLQLSPSWRWELGYQYHDKLVADATGVTVKTQLLESGFRYDWYWHENFALYGRLGAAYWQMDKERSGAAELSDRGVSPLVGLGLHYQLTPNMGLSAGYQYLDAIGSSATGRYDSHAMLVEFSYHFGRSAPPPDRCTHRYRPSLLWLNLNLKPLNSSRSPRTGGTRRCTIR; the protein is encoded by the coding sequence ATGTCTTCGAATATTGCATCTTGGCGTTATGAACTCAATTGGGCCAGAGTGGGTTTAAGTCGATGTCGACTGACGTCAATCAGTTCTATTTTGACGTTATTTTTCTGGGGTCTGCTTGGCATAACCGAAGCGAAAGGGGAGGAGTCTGACAGCGGACTCTTCCCCTTTGTGGGTCTCAAAGGTGGGTACCAGTTTGGGCTGGATCAGCGCTATCGCGACCGGGATCCGAATGGGGCGTTAGCGGGGGTCTTTGCCGGGCTTCAGCTGTCGCCATCGTGGCGTTGGGAGTTGGGTTATCAGTACCACGATAAGCTGGTTGCCGATGCCACCGGGGTCACCGTGAAGACTCAGTTATTGGAAAGTGGCTTTCGCTATGATTGGTACTGGCATGAGAATTTTGCTCTCTATGGGCGGCTTGGGGCGGCTTATTGGCAGATGGATAAGGAACGCTCTGGCGCCGCTGAGCTGTCGGACCGGGGCGTGTCTCCCCTTGTGGGCTTGGGGCTGCATTATCAACTGACTCCGAATATGGGGTTGAGTGCAGGTTACCAATACCTGGATGCCATTGGCAGTTCCGCCACCGGGCGATACGACAGTCACGCCATGCTGGTGGAATTCAGTTATCACTTCGGGCGGAGTGCCCCCCCCCCCGACCGGTGCACTCACCGGTATCGCCCCAGCCTGCTGTGGCTCAACTTAAACCTCAAGCCCCTCAATTCGAGTCGATCCCCCCGGACCGGTGGCACCCGCCGGTGCACTATCAGGTGA
- a CDS encoding DUF3545 family protein, whose protein sequence is MERLDYGSPEGSVVEKPTRSRGGKKRKWREIEALKERQRLRKELEDIDFCNDAGDELLEF, encoded by the coding sequence ATGGAACGTTTGGATTACGGCTCACCAGAAGGAAGTGTGGTAGAGAAGCCGACTCGCTCTCGTGGCGGCAAAAAGCGCAAATGGCGCGAAATCGAAGCACTGAAAGAGCGTCAGCGCCTGCGTAAAGAGCTGGAAGACATCGACTTCTGCAATGACGCCGGTGACGAGCTTCTTGAGTTCTGA
- the yaaA gene encoding peroxide stress protein YaaA: MLAVISPAKNLDFETPPHLDAHSQPQMLDHAELLMESCRTLTPADLASLMKLSDKLAGLNAARFADWQPPFTPDNAKPAVLAFNGDVYTGLDATSLDEAQLAYAQQHLRILSGLYGLLRPLDLIQPYRLEMGTKLANARGKDLYTFWGGHITEALNVALEQQGDSVVVNLASNEYFKAVKPKALNAQVITPVFKDRKNGQYKIISFYAKKARGLMARYLIERRPTQPKDLEAFDYGGYRFSAADSTADTLVFLRDEPV; encoded by the coding sequence ATGCTGGCGGTAATCTCACCGGCTAAAAACCTCGATTTTGAAACGCCCCCGCATCTCGATGCCCACAGTCAGCCCCAGATGTTGGACCACGCTGAGCTGTTGATGGAGAGCTGCCGTACCCTGACCCCGGCAGATCTGGCGTCCCTGATGAAGTTGTCCGATAAGCTGGCGGGCCTGAATGCGGCCCGGTTTGCCGACTGGCAGCCCCCGTTTACCCCGGATAACGCCAAGCCCGCGGTACTCGCCTTTAATGGCGACGTATACACCGGCCTGGACGCGACCTCTCTTGATGAGGCACAGCTGGCTTACGCTCAGCAGCACCTGCGTATCCTTTCTGGCTTGTATGGCTTGCTGCGTCCGCTGGATCTGATCCAGCCCTACCGTTTGGAGATGGGCACCAAACTGGCCAATGCCCGTGGTAAAGACCTCTACACCTTCTGGGGGGGGCACATCACCGAGGCGCTGAATGTGGCGCTGGAGCAGCAGGGTGACAGCGTAGTGGTGAATCTGGCGTCCAATGAGTACTTCAAAGCGGTGAAGCCCAAGGCGCTCAATGCCCAGGTGATCACACCGGTGTTCAAAGATCGGAAGAACGGCCAGTACAAGATCATCAGTTTCTACGCGAAAAAAGCCCGTGGCCTGATGGCGCGCTACCTGATTGAGCGGCGCCCGACCCAGCCCAAGGATCTGGAAGCGTTTGACTACGGGGGCTACCGCTTTAGCGCGGCAGATTCGACCGCTGACACGCTGGTGTTTCTGCGCGACGAGCCGGTGTAA